Part of the Capsicum annuum cultivar UCD-10X-F1 chromosome 12, UCD10Xv1.1, whole genome shotgun sequence genome is shown below.
CTTGGTGAACGGCTTTTGTTCGATCGAGGAGCAGAGATAGAaatgagctgatgatagcttatGTTTTCTAGTATTTTGTTCTGGGTGAGATGTACACCGAAAGGAATTGACGCTACAAACATTTTTCACCGGTAGTCCTCGATCGGAAGACAAGGTTGAGTGAGGATACAAGGCATCATGTGGGATCTACGATCGACTGCGCCCGTTGTGGCCTTTGCAGATGCTGGCCGCACCGCCTCAGAAAATCGTCGTCTTCGATCTCTCTTCGCAACACATTTGTTGGGCTAAGACTTTCTCTCGACGTCTTTCTTTTATTGTTGTCATTGATCTCATATCTAGTTGGAGGGAGGTCTGCATTCACTATTAAGCCTACGTCCGTTCATTCCTTTCAAGCTTGATCCTTCCGTTAGATTCTTTATCTTGTTCGACTGAACTCGTTGGTTCAGATGGTGGAGCTCATagtctttttgttttttgtttccCATCTGGTGTTTGGTACCCACATTGAAGTCCGACTAATTCGGGTtttggacaatcctcccctcatgagctagctttagaggttgagttaggcccaaagtccatttctttatcatggtatcagagtcaggcccACCCAGTTCATTATTTTTGATGTAGGGTCCCCTGTCTTATATTATCCATGCTTCAGATGTCCAACCCTGGGTGTGCGGGGGtattggagtcccacatcgatgGGTTAAAGGGtctttggtctccttatatggtagTGGGCAATCCTCTGGGCCCCATTCCGGGGGAAACGCTCCCTATCAAAAATGATTTGATACTACAAAGGATAAAATGCTTTTCCTACCAAAAAATTTCACATACTCAAAACTCGAACCAGAAATTTAATTAAGAGCGGAGAGATCCTAATCGTCTCACTTGCAAATTTTAATGGTGAAGTAGTAATTGATTCTTGGAGTACTTTGTTATTTGATTAGTGCACATAATAAGTTGCTCCCTAAGACTTGTACACTACGTTAATTAAACCACCTAGACCTAAACacattttgtttgtttgtttgtttttgaaaaataaaaaaaataaaataaagatacacgttaacttattatatttagataaatttttacccttagaagaaattacaaaaattttaactaattatcTATCCTGggtggatgtatcgggagctaattatgtatctcgacagttCCATCAAAAAAATGTACggagagttaattatgtatctttataaaggaaaCAAATGTATCGGCGTTGGGATGCTTTATGTATCTGGACAGACCCAAATTCGAAAAAAGTAtattgagagctaattatgtatctttacaaagaaaaaaaatattttcgtttgatgtatcgggagctaattatgtatcttgacagaccCAAAATTGAAACTTTCAGTATATGTAAAATATCGGAATTTTCTATAGTTAAGTTTCAAACTATCGAGATTTGTGTTGTTTGCCCCCTTTTTTTAGGTTCTCCACTGGTGTTTGGTACTCATTTTTAGGCTCGATTAATCTGATTCACGCCGAAAAGTTTCACTTTGTAGGATAGAACGCTTTTAACCAAagaagactttttttttttggttctccAATACTCGTTTTAAGGCCCGATTAATTTGATTCACGCAGGAAAGTTCCACTCCAGAGGATAAACCGTTCCCTACCAAAGGCAACACTCTACTCGGGACTCAAACTTGCGATCTCTGATTAAGTATAAAAGAGTACTTATCACTCTTCAACGACCTTTGCCGGTCTAAATATAGAGACTTGTGGGAATAAAACTCTTGATAgttaactaaaaacaaatataaacaCATTTGAGTATTTGATATAACCTAACAATTAAATGCAATTTATGTGCAATAACGTGTTAAAATACACTCTTTACActtaaatatatttctttaatcATGATTAAATGATATATATTATTTACAATaactttaatttactattaaaattaatttacctCAGATAAATGCTCGATATAGATAAGTTTCTATCATGACGAGTGTTAGGTGGATATTCGATATTCAATTCTGCATTATCAAAGTTTGGGTTCGATAATTCCGTAATCGACAATATTGAACTTTTAGAATCCGCTCAGATACTATAAGCAAACTTCGATACgataaattttgattcaatttgataAATAATTCGATTTTCGATGATTTATGACCACTCCTATCTACCATACACTTTGTGTGACATACCTATTATAATTTAAAGAGATAAAGCATCCAATACCCcctcgaactatggtcaaagttgctacgacacgcTCTAACTTCACAGAGATCCTATTACTCTCCTggcacccttttgtgctgacatgacaCTTTTATTACATAGCTCACATCAAAGGttccacgtcagctaaaaaggctGATAAAAGATGTTACATCAGCACAAAAAGATAaccaaaatatattaaaattgagtTTAAGGGATAATAGAACCCCGTAAAATTGAGGTATATCTTAACAAATTTTATCATAGTTCACCGGTAAAATCTATAATCTTATGGTCACTTTCCTTTCCTATAGTATATAGTATATGTCAAGACAATTGCTTTAATTGTTTGTGTTTCTTTAGTCAAAATCAAACACCTTTTTTCCACTAGCCTTTTCCTATATATATTCCTTCAtgttttctcattctttcatcgAACActtctcaaaaatttcataaaacaaaaatctcaaaaaaaaaaaaaaaaaaaaaagaaatctccaaaaaaaatgagaaatttattcCCTATATTGATGCTAATTTCCAATTTGGCACTCAACAACGATAGTAGCaggagcaacaacaacaataacaacaatcttatTCGCGCTACGTGTAGGGCGACCCCGAATTACTCCCTATGTGTCTCAACCCTACAATCCGATCCACGTAGCTACGAGGCGCATGATGACGACGATGTCACCACTTTAGGCCTCGTAATGGTGGACGCAGTGAAATTAAAGACGatagaaataatgaaaaaagtaaaagagCTAGAGATATCGAACCCCGAGTGGCGGGCCCCACTTAGCCAATGCTACGTGGCGTATAACGCCGTTTTACGAGCCGATGTAACGGTAGCCGTTGATGCATTAAAGAGAGGGGTCCCTAAATTTGCTGAGCATGGTATGGCTGATGTCGTAGTTGAGGCACAAACTTGTGAGTTTagttttaattataataatttggTTTCACCTATTTCTAATATGAGTAGGGATATAATTGAACTTTCAAAAGTGGCTAAATCTATAATTAGAATGTTATTGTGAAATAAAACTATCGTCTGCATGAAGCTCTCGCTATGTAGTATTCTGTTCATGAAGCTCTCAGTTGCTGTGTGAACAACAGTTCGATGCAGAAAAGCTTTTGTTGTATATGGACGAGATCAAGAAGGATAGTATTATAACTTTCTAATCAACTTCCCTACGTAGTCTGTGTGACGCTCTCGCTATGTAGTATTCTGTGCATGAAGCTCTCACTATGTAGTATTCTGTGCATGAAACTCTCGCTATGTAGTATCCAGTACATGAAGCTCATCGCTATATGTAGTATTCAGTGCATGAAGTTGTCGCtgtgtagtatcatgtgcatGAAGCTCTCGATCGCTATGTGAACAAAGTCAAGAATATTGTTATGACGGGTGATAAAAAGGTTAAGCTACAGTTCGATACAGAAAAACTTTCGttatatgtataaattatattGTGTTATAACTTTCTAGtcgtttttccttttttttttctttcttattttgattctagtttttattttgttttattgtgtgtgtgttttgtatATATAAAAGGTTGAGAATATATATCAAA
Proteins encoded:
- the LOC107851071 gene encoding cell wall / vacuolar inhibitor of fructosidase 1, whose translation is MRNLFPILMLISNLALNNDSSRSNNNNNNNLIRATCRATPNYSLCVSTLQSDPRSYEAHDDDDVTTLGLVMVDAVKLKTIEIMKKVKELEISNPEWRAPLSQCYVAYNAVLRADVTVAVDALKRGVPKFAEHGMADVVVEAQTCEFSFNYNNLVSPISNMSRDIIELSKVAKSIIRMLL